The Ferviditalea candida nucleotide sequence CCCGATAATTCCGTTCAGCGGGGTTCGCAGCTCGAGAAGTATTGGCCAGAAATTCATCCTTGAATTTGTCGAAGACAATCAGTTTCTCCGACAGCCGCTCGACATCCTGGAAAGCTCTTGAGAATTTTTTGGATAAAATAACCGATTGCGAGAAAATAAAGAACAGCAGTCCGAATTTCACCAAGGAATCCTTGTCCAAATATCCGAGGCTGGCCAGCATATCGTTGATCGCCGTCAGGAACAGAACCAAAAAACCCGCGATAAACAGCCTTGCTCCTTCAAGCCTCCGACGAACAGCGCGGATCAAAATATAAAGAACATAAATCAGCCAGATGACGGACAAGATCTCGTAAGAAAGAAGCGTCATATCAAAAATTTTTGGCGGCGCCGCAAGCACGATCAATGACCAGATGACCCCGGCTGACAGCACAAAGCGAGCATTTTCCGGGAAAATAATTCGTCGTACAGAGAATACACCAACAGCATCAATGTCGGCACTGCCCAAATAAAAGGATAAATACAGCATTCTGACATAGCCGTACCAATTGATCCAAGGAAAAATATCCAGCAAAAACACTTCATCCACCAGCATTACCCTGAGTGCCAGCAGCAAGCAAAAAATACCGAAATATAAAGGCGCCTTGTTCTGCGTCCGCAGCGCAAACAGCACCAAATGGTAGACGGCCATGATGAGGATAAGCCCAAAGGCGAACAATTCGCAAGCCAAGCTGATTTCCCTTTGATTCCGGATTTGCTGGTACGGACCAAACTCGATGCTGTTCATGCCGCCCGTCGTCCAGACAAAATTGGAAATCTGCAGGGTGATCACATTGTCACTGCCGGTCTGTCATTCACCCATAGCTTGTAGGAGATAAATACATTTTTCAATCTGCTGGCATACAGAAGGTCGGGACGATCCGTAATCACCTTCAGACGCATCGTGGCATATCCGTCGCCGGAAAGCTTCGTTCCGTTCACCTCCGTATCCTCCCATAGACCCGGAACGGAGATCAGGCCTGTCGGCATCGGATGTCCATGGTCAAAATCCTCGGGCGTCAGCAATCGATTCCAATACATTTCCCGCTCTCTGTCCATGGCCACCGTACCCTCGCCGGAGAAATCCCATTCGGACAAATCCAGCACACCGTTGACCGCCAATGGGGGACTTTTATGGGAAGCTTCGGCGGATGCGCACCCGGACAGCAGCACAAAATGAAGAAAAACGATGAGTAGAATCAAATTGTTCTTTTTCAAGGCGGGAATAACCCCGTTTGTCAAAATTTGAAAAAACCGTCTGTTCCTTTCTTATTTTATCAGACTTCCGGACTAATTTGGCGAACAATTTATGAAATTGTCGAAATTCTCTTCACAAAAAAATCCGGTTTTTTTCTATCCACGGCTACATATGGATATCCTAAGAGAGTTGAATACCCTGCAATAGATTGCAGCCTTAGGGAGGAAGAAGGTCTTGTCGAATCATGGTTTAAACTGGTTTGAAAGCCGGTATCCGGAGTTTGCCGGTTATCCGGTCGCTTATTTCTCGGCGGAATTCGGCATTCACGAATCGCTGCCGATTTATTCCGGCGGGCTGGGTATCCTTGCCGGGGATCACTGCAAATCAGCCGGCGACCTGGGGATTCCCCTCGTCGGCATCGGTTTGCTGTATAGATGCGGATATTTCCGCCAGAAAATCGACGCCCAAGGGAACCAGCAGGCTGAACTTCAAGCGGCGGATTTCAGCAGTCTGCCCATTCGTCCTGTCCTGCAGGACGGCAGCCATCTGCGGGTTTCCGTCGATTTTCCGGGCAGACCTGTTCATCTGAAGGTATGGGCCGCCCAGGCCAATCGGACACAAATCTATTTGCTTGATGCCGACGATCCGGCAAATACCCCGGAAGACCGCCAAATCACCAACCAGCTGTATGGAGGGGGAAGGGAGACCCGCTTGCAGCAGGAAATCCTACTTGGTGTCGGCGGGGTCAAAACGCTGAATGCGTTAGGCATAAAGCCAGGTCTGTTTCACCTGAACGAAGGCCATGCGGCATTTGCCGCACTTGAGCGGCTGCGAAAATTGCTGCATGACGGGCTCCCGTTCAACGCGGCAATGGAAGCGATTCGCGCCGGAACGCTGTTTACCACGCATACTCCCGTGCCCGCCGGTCACGACGTCTTTGACAAGCATCTGTTTTTGCAATATTTTCAAGGCCGGCATGAGGAGTGGGACGCAAATATCGAGCGATTGATCGATTTGGGATGGGATTCGGAGAAAAACGGCTTCAACATGACCTATCTTGCCTTGAATACGGCGACGAAACGCAATGCGGTCAGCAAGCTGCACGGCCGTGTTTCCAGGGAGATGTTCCGTTCCTTTCATGGAGGAATCGATGCCGAGGATGTACCCGTTGAATCGATTACGAACGGGGTCCACCTGAACACCTGGATGGCCGCTCCGCTCAGGCAGCTGCTTGAGCGGCATTTGCCGGCAGATTGGCGGGATCGAATGTCGGAGTCTGAGCAGTGGAACGGTGTAGAACGGATACCGGACGAGGAATGGTGGGCGATTCACCAACAACTTAAAGCAGACATGATCCGCTTTGTCCGCAGTCGAATCGCCGATCCCCGCGATACCAACGGACAAACGACGGATGTCCCGAGGCAAGTCCGCTGCGATCTGCGAACCGACGTGCTTACCATCGGCTTTGCCCGCCGGTTCGCGGCTTACAAACGGGCAACGCTGCTGTTCAGCGATCTTGATCGGCTCGATCGAATCGTCAATCATCCCGAACGGCCCGTCCGTTTCCTATATGCCGGAAAAGCGCATCCTGCGGATATTTCCGGACAGGACTTGATCCGCGAGGTGCACCGGGTTTCTCAAATGGACCGCTTTTTCGGAAAAATCCTGCTTCTAGAGGATTACGATATGGAGATGGCCCGCTGCTTGGTGCAAGGGGTCGATGTCTGGATGAACACACCGCAGGAATTGATGGAGGCCAGCGGAACAAGCGGTCAAAAGGCGGCGATGAACGGCGTTCTCAATTTCAGCGTGCTGGACGGCTGGTGGGCGGAAGGCTTCGACGGGACGAACGGCTTTGCGATCGCCGATACCGCTTCGCTGTACGATTCGCTGGAACAAAGCATCGCTCCCCTGTACTACCTTCCCGGCAAACGGGAATGGGTCTCGAGGACGAAGCAATCCGTCCGGACATTGGCACCTGTCTATAATACGGATCGGATGGTGCGCGAATATGCGCAAAAATTTTACGTGCCGATCATGGAAAGAAGTTTGTATTTTCAGTCCAAACAATTTGAAACGGCCCGCAGGGTAGCCGATTTCAAAGCATTTATACAGCGCAGCTGGAAGCTGGTGCGCTTCCTGTCGGTCGATGAACGTCCCGTGCCG carries:
- a CDS encoding 7TM-DISM domain-containing protein, producing MITLQISNFVWTTGGMNSIEFGPYQQIRNQREISLACELFAFGLILIMAVYHLVLFALRTQNKAPLYFGIFCLLLALRVMLVDEVFLLDIFPWINWYGYVRMLYLSFYLGSADIDAVGVFSVRRIIFPENARFVLSAGVIWSLIVLAAPPKIFDMTLLSYEILSVIWLIYVLYILIRAVRRRLEGARLFIAGFLVLFLTAINDMLASLGYLDKDSLVKFGLLFFIFSQSVILSKKFSRAFQDVERLSEKLIVFDKFKDEFLANTSRAANPAERNYRDRRIAD
- the glgP gene encoding alpha-glucan family phosphorylase — translated: MSNHGLNWFESRYPEFAGYPVAYFSAEFGIHESLPIYSGGLGILAGDHCKSAGDLGIPLVGIGLLYRCGYFRQKIDAQGNQQAELQAADFSSLPIRPVLQDGSHLRVSVDFPGRPVHLKVWAAQANRTQIYLLDADDPANTPEDRQITNQLYGGGRETRLQQEILLGVGGVKTLNALGIKPGLFHLNEGHAAFAALERLRKLLHDGLPFNAAMEAIRAGTLFTTHTPVPAGHDVFDKHLFLQYFQGRHEEWDANIERLIDLGWDSEKNGFNMTYLALNTATKRNAVSKLHGRVSREMFRSFHGGIDAEDVPVESITNGVHLNTWMAAPLRQLLERHLPADWRDRMSESEQWNGVERIPDEEWWAIHQQLKADMIRFVRSRIADPRDTNGQTTDVPRQVRCDLRTDVLTIGFARRFAAYKRATLLFSDLDRLDRIVNHPERPVRFLYAGKAHPADISGQDLIREVHRVSQMDRFFGKILLLEDYDMEMARCLVQGVDVWMNTPQELMEASGTSGQKAAMNGVLNFSVLDGWWAEGFDGTNGFAIADTASLYDSLEQSIAPLYYLPGKREWVSRTKQSVRTLAPVYNTDRMVREYAQKFYVPIMERSLYFQSKQFETARRVADFKAFIQRSWKLVRFLSVDERPVPEGTSAKESKQKELKQIEAVVDFGPVWYKDAVAEIIYYEENGGRWDRIIVPMRSEGSGELPNRFRYRAEIPRSLQHGPHFRIRLRPDSPDFAHPFELPLATWSA